Proteins encoded together in one Anoxybacillus flavithermus window:
- the galT gene encoding UDP-glucose--hexose-1-phosphate uridylyltransferase codes for MVNIYEEIEALIQYALHHRLIEREDVIYTRNRILALLKLDEWQQVDVMPSSDRPLVSILQRMIHWAEEHGRLVGKTVTDRDLFDTEIMNCFVARPSTIIQTFYEKYKRNKQEATTWFYELSQASNYIRVDRVMKNRRWKARTKYGDMDITINLSKPEKDPRDIARMKDVKEQRYPTCLLCIENEGYAGTIRHPARANHRIIPLHLCGERWFFQYSPYVYYDEHCIVLRDKHVPMKMERKTFERLLDFVDQFPHYFIGSNADLPIVGGSILSHDHFQGGKYTFAIEKAPSDFSFTLPAYPHVQMSIVRWPMSVIRIRGAKNDVLQVSDLIYKEWKKYSDPQVDIYAQTNDVPHNTVTPIARRRGELYEMDIVLRNNRTSAQHPYGIFHPHEELHHIKKENIGLIEVMGLAVLPSRLADELESVAIYMTNKTPKEQWEPALLKHWEWVQDIMERHYVFDDVHELLKEEVGKRFEQVLEHAGVFKRTEEGKRAFHRFIQHLQERNE; via the coding sequence ATGGTAAACATTTATGAAGAAATTGAAGCGCTTATTCAATATGCGCTACATCATCGTTTAATTGAACGAGAAGATGTCATTTATACACGCAATCGAATATTAGCGTTGTTGAAATTAGACGAATGGCAACAAGTTGACGTGATGCCTTCCTCGGATCGCCCACTTGTTTCCATCTTACAACGGATGATCCATTGGGCTGAAGAACATGGACGGCTTGTTGGAAAGACAGTTACTGATCGCGATTTATTTGATACAGAGATTATGAATTGTTTTGTAGCGCGTCCATCAACGATCATTCAAACGTTTTACGAGAAATATAAACGCAATAAGCAAGAAGCAACAACTTGGTTTTATGAGCTTAGTCAAGCATCCAATTACATTCGCGTAGACCGAGTGATGAAAAATAGACGATGGAAAGCGCGTACGAAATATGGGGATATGGATATCACGATTAACTTATCCAAACCCGAGAAAGATCCACGGGACATTGCGCGCATGAAGGATGTAAAAGAACAACGTTATCCTACTTGCTTATTATGTATTGAAAATGAAGGGTATGCAGGAACGATTCGTCATCCTGCACGAGCGAATCATCGCATCATCCCACTTCATTTATGCGGTGAACGTTGGTTTTTCCAATATTCCCCTTACGTTTATTATGATGAACATTGCATCGTATTACGCGATAAACATGTGCCGATGAAAATGGAAAGAAAAACGTTTGAGCGGTTGCTTGATTTTGTCGATCAATTTCCACATTATTTTATCGGCTCTAATGCTGATTTACCAATTGTAGGAGGATCTATTTTATCGCACGATCATTTTCAAGGTGGAAAATATACGTTTGCGATTGAAAAAGCTCCATCTGATTTTTCGTTTACATTGCCAGCTTATCCTCACGTACAAATGAGCATTGTTCGTTGGCCGATGTCAGTTATACGTATACGTGGAGCAAAGAATGATGTATTACAAGTGAGTGATTTGATTTATAAAGAATGGAAAAAATATAGCGATCCTCAAGTGGATATATATGCACAAACAAACGATGTGCCGCACAATACAGTCACGCCAATTGCTCGTCGACGTGGGGAGTTGTACGAGATGGACATCGTGTTAAGAAACAATCGCACATCAGCGCAACATCCATACGGTATTTTTCATCCACATGAGGAGCTCCATCATATTAAAAAAGAAAATATTGGATTAATTGAAGTCATGGGATTAGCGGTATTGCCTAGTCGATTAGCGGATGAATTAGAGAGTGTAGCGATATATATGACAAACAAAACACCGAAAGAACAATGGGAGCCGGCATTATTGAAACATTGGGAATGGGTGCAAGACATAATGGAAAGACACTATGTTTTTGATGATGTACATGAATTATTAAAAGAAGAAGTAGGAAAACGATTTGAACAAGTACTCGAACATGCGGGAGTGTTTAAGCGGACGGAAGAAGGAAAGCGAGCGTTTCATCGCTTTATTCAACACCTTCAGGAACGAAATGAATAA
- a CDS encoding ABC transporter substrate-binding protein: MKKILTLFLVSILLLTACSSKTKNGGAADSTKSTNEITVWTWDPNFNVKAMKIAEEFYKKENPNFKLKIIENAQKDVVQKLNTSLSSGTTKGLPNIVLIEDYSAQSFLKAYPDAFYDLSKYFKAEDFAEYKLASTSLNGKHYGLPFDTGVAGLYVRTDYLQKAGYTVDDLQGLDWNKYIEIGKKVKQATGKYMLALDPKDLGIIREMIQSSGSWYVKEDGVTLNLADNEPLKEAFKTYKEIVEAGIAKPVSDWGQFISSFNSGAVASIPTGNWITASVKAEASQAGKWAVVPFPKQSGIPNSVNATNLGGSSWYVLNIPGKEKAAEFLAKTFGSNVEFYEALNKEIGAIGTYKPAANSEAYKAADEFFGGQKVTADFSKWMTEIPQVNYGAHTYVIEDILAVALQDYLKGKDLDKVLEDAQKQAEQQVK; this comes from the coding sequence TTGAAAAAGATTTTGACACTATTTTTAGTAAGTATTCTTCTATTAACTGCTTGTTCTTCAAAAACGAAAAACGGTGGAGCTGCAGATAGCACAAAAAGTACGAATGAAATAACAGTGTGGACGTGGGATCCAAACTTTAACGTAAAAGCAATGAAAATTGCAGAAGAGTTTTATAAGAAAGAGAATCCTAATTTTAAATTGAAAATTATTGAAAATGCTCAAAAGGATGTCGTTCAAAAGCTTAATACAAGTTTAAGTTCTGGCACAACAAAAGGCTTGCCAAATATCGTATTAATTGAAGACTATAGTGCACAGAGCTTCCTTAAAGCGTATCCTGATGCATTCTATGACCTATCAAAATATTTCAAAGCGGAAGATTTTGCTGAATATAAACTTGCTTCTACTAGCTTAAATGGTAAACATTATGGGCTTCCGTTTGATACAGGGGTTGCTGGGTTATATGTGAGAACAGATTATTTGCAAAAAGCGGGATATACTGTTGATGATTTACAAGGATTGGACTGGAACAAATATATTGAAATTGGGAAAAAGGTAAAACAAGCAACGGGTAAATATATGCTTGCACTCGATCCTAAAGATCTGGGGATTATTCGTGAGATGATTCAAAGTAGTGGTTCATGGTATGTGAAAGAAGACGGAGTAACCCTGAATTTGGCAGACAATGAGCCGCTGAAGGAAGCATTTAAAACTTACAAAGAGATTGTAGAGGCTGGGATAGCGAAACCTGTTTCTGACTGGGGTCAATTTATTTCCTCTTTTAATAGTGGAGCAGTTGCATCGATCCCGACAGGAAACTGGATTACAGCTTCTGTTAAAGCCGAAGCTTCTCAGGCTGGTAAGTGGGCTGTTGTGCCTTTTCCGAAACAATCGGGCATTCCTAACTCTGTTAATGCTACGAACCTAGGTGGAAGTTCTTGGTATGTACTTAACATTCCTGGAAAAGAAAAGGCGGCAGAATTTCTAGCTAAAACGTTTGGATCAAATGTTGAGTTTTATGAAGCGCTAAACAAAGAAATTGGTGCAATTGGCACATACAAACCAGCTGCTAATAGTGAGGCCTATAAGGCTGCAGATGAGTTTTTTGGAGGTCAAAAAGTAACAGCTGATTTCTCCAAATGGATGACAGAAATTCCTCAAGTAAACTATGGTGCACATACGTATGTGATCGAAGATATTTTAGCAGTTGCGTTGCAAGATTACTTAAAAGGCAAAGATCTTGATAAAGTGTTGGAAGATGCACAAAAACAGGCAGAACAACAAGTTAAATAA
- a CDS encoding carbohydrate ABC transporter permease produces the protein MNIDLTIKTGRNINRKHRIKSTIVGWSFVILATIMICVFYFYPMVQALILSLQSGSGANLTFVGLKNYARLFNDPTFLTTVKNTVIYLIIQVPIMIIVALFLAVLLNNPKLKLRGLFRTAIFLPCVTSLVAYSVIFKYLFSEDGLINVMLTKFSLISEPINWLGDPFWAKVTIIIALTWRWAGYNMIFYLSALQNIDQSIYEAAKIDGASPVQQFFKITIPLLKPVILFTSITSTIGTLQLFDEVVNITQGGPGNATMTISQYIYNLSFKYTPDFGYAATVSYAIVIMIVFFSIIQFKVAGDKNE, from the coding sequence ATGAATATAGATTTGACGATTAAAACAGGTCGAAATATTAATCGGAAACACCGTATTAAGAGCACAATAGTTGGATGGTCTTTTGTGATATTGGCTACTATTATGATTTGCGTATTTTATTTCTATCCAATGGTTCAGGCATTGATTCTTTCGTTACAATCAGGTTCGGGTGCGAATCTAACTTTTGTTGGACTGAAAAATTATGCTCGTCTATTTAACGATCCTACCTTTTTAACAACTGTAAAAAATACAGTGATATACCTTATTATTCAAGTTCCGATTATGATTATTGTCGCTTTATTCTTAGCCGTACTATTGAATAATCCGAAATTAAAGCTGAGAGGATTGTTCCGAACAGCAATCTTTTTACCATGTGTCACTTCCCTAGTTGCGTATTCTGTCATATTTAAATATTTGTTTAGCGAAGATGGATTGATCAACGTTATGTTGACGAAATTTTCCCTTATATCTGAGCCAATCAACTGGCTAGGTGATCCTTTTTGGGCTAAAGTGACCATTATTATTGCTCTTACGTGGAGATGGGCAGGATATAATATGATTTTTTACTTATCTGCTCTACAAAATATTGATCAATCCATTTATGAAGCCGCTAAAATTGATGGTGCTTCGCCAGTTCAGCAGTTTTTTAAAATTACGATTCCATTGTTAAAGCCTGTGATTTTGTTTACGTCAATCACTTCAACAATCGGTACGCTCCAGCTGTTCGATGAAGTAGTGAACATTACGCAAGGGGGACCGGGAAATGCAACGATGACGATTTCTCAATATATCTACAATCTTTCATTTAAATATACTCCTGATTTCGGTTATGCGGCAACAGTTTCGTATGCGATTGTGATTATGATTGTATTCTTTTCTATTATTCAGTTTAAAGTGGCAGGTGATAAAAATGAGTAA
- a CDS encoding carbohydrate ABC transporter permease translates to MSNLKNVFNYTVLTIASIVSVFPFLWMVVSATNKSVEVTKGRLLPGSHFMENFRNLLDSTNLVNALMNSAKIAIVTTLLALLVSSLAGYGFEIFKSKTKDFVFNFLLLSMMIPFAALMVPLFRMFGTISQIFPSIGIDTMTAVILPTVTTAFLIFFFRQNTKMFPKEIIEAGRIDGLSEWGIFFRLYVPAMKTTYAAAAIITFMSSWNGYLWPLVILQSPENQTVPLLISNLGSSHYPDFGMIMTAVVIATLPTALIFFFMQKHFVAGMLGSVK, encoded by the coding sequence ATGAGTAATCTTAAAAACGTATTCAACTATACTGTTTTAACCATTGCATCTATTGTTTCTGTGTTTCCATTTTTGTGGATGGTTGTTAGTGCAACGAATAAATCAGTAGAAGTGACGAAAGGGCGGTTATTGCCAGGTAGTCACTTTATGGAAAACTTCCGCAACCTGCTTGATAGCACTAATCTGGTCAATGCATTAATGAATTCGGCAAAAATCGCGATTGTAACAACTTTACTTGCATTGTTGGTCTCCTCTTTGGCTGGTTACGGATTTGAAATTTTTAAAAGCAAAACAAAAGATTTTGTATTTAATTTCTTGTTGCTTTCAATGATGATACCTTTTGCTGCTTTAATGGTCCCGTTGTTTAGAATGTTTGGGACAATATCACAAATATTTCCAAGCATCGGTATTGATACAATGACGGCCGTTATTTTGCCGACAGTCACAACGGCATTTCTGATTTTTTTCTTCCGCCAAAACACGAAAATGTTCCCGAAGGAAATTATTGAAGCGGGCCGAATTGATGGATTGTCTGAATGGGGGATCTTCTTCAGGCTGTATGTCCCTGCCATGAAAACAACCTATGCAGCCGCGGCCATTATTACATTTATGTCGAGCTGGAACGGCTATTTATGGCCACTTGTCATATTACAGTCCCCGGAGAACCAGACGGTGCCATTGCTTATATCAAATCTCGGATCGAGTCATTATCCGGATTTTGGAATGATCATGACCGCTGTTGTGATCGCTACCTTGCCGACGGCGCTAATCTTCTTTTTCATGCAAAAGCACTTCGTTGCTGGGATGCTCGGTTCAGTAAAATGA
- a CDS encoding glycoside hydrolase family 2 TIM barrel-domain containing protein: MKKTLTTPTLEWLSDPRVFGVNRLPAHSDHIYYETLEEAKSGVSMSMRYELNGNWKFHYAVNPASRPAEFYQLDFDCSNWSDISVPGHIQLQGYGTPQYVNVMYPWDGHCDVHPPEVPMDYNPVGSYIKIFNLPKNMKDKPVYISFQGVESAFYVWLNGQFVGYSEDSFTPAEFELTPFIKDGENKLAVEVYQYSTGSWLEDQDFWRFSGIFRDVYLYTVPDIHVYDLHVRAELDSSYTRGMLTADLTFLSPVPAGSRFIAELYDAKGDLVAKKDGELHGEKGTFSIAVDEPELWSAEKPYLYKLYIQIFNEFGQLVEVVPQKVGFRRFEIINKVMHLNGKRIVFKGVNRHEFHCRRGRAITKEDMLWDIKTLKRHNINAVRTSHYPNQSYWYELCDEYGIYVIDEMNLETHGTWQKMGRVDPTWNVPGNNREWQDIVMDRAISMFERDKNHPSILIWSCGNESYAGEVLLNVANYFRSVDPSRLVHYEGVFHAREYNDISDIESRMYAKPHEIEKYLTENPDKPYISCEYMHAMGNSLGGMYKYTDLEQKYPMYQGGFIWDFIDQALVKKDRYGKEFLAYGGDFGDRPTDYGFCANGIVYANRELSPKMQEVKYLYQNFKLSPDQYGVNIRNESLFTDTSEYDLEYVLFLEGRELYRSKLNVSVAPQEEKRVEFDWPLGMMADAGEYCIHASFKLKEKTLWADAGYEVAFGQFVFQIGSKEFVVPSGKLKVVHGDVNIGVHGKDFTIMFSKQAGSLVSMNYAGKEMIAVPPAPLFWRATTDNDRGFLQDFYSGLWYAASLARKCVKVDVKEEAAQVNVTFTYKFSIHPELEVKIGYTVYADGSIRVKAVYHGVENLPSMPIFAVSFKVPADYNQLEWYAMGPEENYVDRSKGARLGIFRNQVSDNVSRYLKPQESGNRTGVRKVSLTNNNGQGIKISSITEPLECNFSPYTAFELEHANHHYELPNIHYTVVTVAGRQMGVGGDDSWGAPVHDEYVIKADQDMEFEFMIHKV; this comes from the coding sequence ATGAAAAAAACATTAACAACCCCCACATTAGAATGGCTTTCAGATCCTCGTGTGTTCGGTGTTAATCGCCTGCCTGCCCATTCGGACCATATTTATTATGAGACGTTGGAAGAAGCAAAAAGTGGAGTTTCCATGTCGATGCGCTATGAGTTGAATGGGAATTGGAAGTTTCACTATGCAGTCAATCCAGCTAGCCGCCCGGCGGAATTTTATCAGCTCGATTTTGACTGCTCAAACTGGAGTGATATTTCCGTACCAGGACATATTCAGTTGCAAGGTTATGGAACTCCCCAGTATGTAAATGTAATGTATCCGTGGGATGGTCATTGCGATGTTCATCCTCCAGAAGTTCCTATGGATTATAATCCAGTAGGAAGCTATATAAAAATTTTTAATCTCCCTAAAAACATGAAAGATAAACCGGTGTATATTTCTTTTCAAGGAGTAGAGTCAGCGTTTTATGTTTGGTTGAACGGGCAGTTTGTTGGGTATAGTGAGGACTCTTTCACGCCGGCAGAATTTGAACTTACACCTTTTATAAAGGATGGAGAGAATAAGCTCGCGGTTGAGGTTTACCAGTACAGCACCGGAAGTTGGCTTGAGGATCAGGATTTCTGGCGTTTTTCTGGAATCTTTCGCGATGTATACCTTTATACAGTGCCAGATATTCATGTCTATGATTTACATGTTCGCGCCGAATTGGATTCGTCCTATACGAGAGGCATGTTAACGGCGGACCTTACCTTTTTGTCTCCGGTACCTGCCGGCTCTAGGTTTATCGCTGAACTGTATGATGCGAAAGGCGACCTTGTCGCCAAAAAAGACGGAGAGCTTCATGGCGAAAAGGGGACATTTTCCATTGCGGTCGATGAACCGGAATTATGGAGCGCGGAGAAACCGTATTTGTATAAGCTATATATTCAGATTTTTAATGAGTTTGGCCAATTGGTAGAGGTTGTTCCACAGAAGGTCGGTTTTCGAAGATTCGAGATCATCAATAAAGTTATGCACCTTAACGGAAAACGGATTGTATTTAAAGGCGTTAACCGACATGAATTTCATTGCCGAAGAGGCCGGGCGATCACAAAGGAAGATATGCTATGGGATATTAAAACATTGAAGCGTCATAACATTAACGCAGTCCGTACGTCACACTATCCGAATCAAAGCTATTGGTATGAACTATGCGATGAATACGGCATCTATGTCATTGATGAAATGAATTTGGAAACGCACGGAACGTGGCAAAAAATGGGCCGTGTCGACCCCACATGGAATGTTCCGGGGAACAATCGAGAATGGCAAGACATTGTTATGGACCGGGCGATTTCAATGTTTGAAAGGGATAAGAACCATCCTTCCATCCTGATTTGGTCATGTGGAAATGAATCGTATGCTGGGGAAGTTCTGTTAAACGTCGCCAACTATTTTCGGTCAGTCGATCCGAGCCGTCTTGTCCATTATGAAGGAGTATTCCACGCCCGCGAGTACAATGATATAAGCGACATAGAAAGTCGTATGTACGCAAAGCCTCATGAAATTGAAAAGTATTTAACAGAAAATCCGGATAAACCGTATATCAGCTGCGAATATATGCATGCAATGGGGAACTCGCTCGGCGGGATGTACAAATATACGGATTTGGAACAAAAGTATCCGATGTATCAAGGTGGTTTTATTTGGGATTTCATTGATCAAGCCCTTGTGAAAAAAGATCGTTATGGAAAAGAATTTTTGGCATATGGAGGGGACTTTGGCGACCGTCCAACCGATTACGGTTTCTGCGCGAACGGAATTGTCTATGCCAACCGGGAGTTGTCACCGAAGATGCAGGAAGTAAAATATCTTTACCAAAACTTTAAGCTTTCACCGGATCAATACGGTGTTAATATTAGAAATGAAAGTCTTTTCACTGACACAAGTGAATATGATTTAGAATACGTCCTATTCCTTGAAGGGAGAGAGTTGTATCGAAGCAAGCTGAATGTATCGGTAGCACCGCAGGAAGAGAAAAGAGTCGAGTTCGACTGGCCCCTTGGGATGATGGCAGATGCAGGTGAATATTGCATTCATGCATCATTTAAATTGAAAGAAAAAACACTTTGGGCTGATGCTGGTTATGAGGTGGCATTCGGCCAGTTTGTATTCCAGATTGGTTCCAAGGAATTCGTTGTTCCTAGCGGAAAGTTAAAAGTTGTCCATGGTGATGTCAACATTGGGGTGCACGGCAAAGATTTTACGATCATGTTTTCCAAACAGGCAGGAAGCCTAGTTTCAATGAATTATGCAGGCAAGGAGATGATTGCGGTCCCTCCTGCACCATTGTTTTGGAGGGCCACGACTGATAATGACCGAGGTTTTTTGCAAGACTTCTATTCGGGGCTTTGGTATGCGGCGAGTTTGGCACGTAAATGTGTAAAAGTCGATGTGAAAGAGGAAGCGGCCCAAGTAAATGTCACCTTTACCTACAAATTTTCCATTCACCCTGAATTGGAAGTGAAAATTGGTTATACCGTTTATGCTGATGGCAGCATTCGCGTGAAGGCGGTCTATCATGGAGTCGAGAATCTTCCGTCAATGCCGATTTTTGCGGTATCATTCAAGGTTCCAGCCGATTATAATCAACTCGAGTGGTATGCAATGGGGCCCGAAGAAAACTATGTCGACCGCTCAAAGGGGGCAAGACTTGGAATTTTTAGAAATCAAGTATCTGACAATGTATCGCGCTATCTCAAACCGCAGGAATCAGGAAACAGAACAGGTGTTCGTAAAGTAAGCTTAACGAACAACAATGGACAGGGAATAAAAATTTCTTCTATAACTGAACCGTTGGAATGCAACTTTTCGCCATACACAGCTTTTGAACTTGAACATGCCAATCATCATTACGAGCTGCCCAATATTCATTATACGGTTGTCACGGTAGCAGGTCGACAAATGGGAGTTGGCGGGGACGACAGCTGGGGCGCCCCAGTTCACGATGAATACGTCATAAAGGCAGATCAAGATATGGAATTTGAGTTTATGATTCATAAAGTTTAG
- a CDS encoding LacI family DNA-binding transcriptional regulator, whose protein sequence is MATLKEIAEKAGVSVATVSRVLNYDTTLSVSDETRKRIFEIAQELNYKTPRERNQMSAKERLRFGVVNWYSESQELDDPYYMAIRLGVEKECFHRQIELVKLFKKDGSYESEWLTGLDGIIAVGKFGKQNIDLFMSVTKHIVFVDYSPDEDRFDSVVVDFRKATVRVLQYLMDLGHKHIGYIGGREYVGDGQLVQDERERTFYEYLYLRGMFIPEYVFTGRFIAEDGYMLMKQALQLPNRPTAFFIASDSMAIGALRALHEAGMDVPNEVAIVGFNDLPTSKFVQPPLSTVQVYTEFMGETAVELLVEQIQTKREIPKKIVVPTKLVVRESSCIYTVKK, encoded by the coding sequence ATGGCTACATTGAAAGAAATCGCAGAGAAGGCAGGGGTGTCCGTTGCCACTGTATCGCGTGTATTAAATTATGATACGACGTTATCTGTATCGGATGAAACGAGAAAGCGCATTTTTGAAATTGCCCAAGAGCTTAACTATAAAACGCCTAGGGAACGCAATCAAATGAGCGCGAAAGAACGGCTTCGTTTTGGCGTTGTCAACTGGTACTCGGAATCTCAAGAGCTTGACGATCCATATTATATGGCAATCCGTCTCGGTGTAGAAAAGGAATGTTTTCATCGCCAAATTGAGCTCGTCAAGTTGTTTAAGAAAGATGGTTCGTATGAATCAGAATGGTTAACAGGCTTAGATGGAATTATTGCTGTTGGGAAGTTTGGGAAACAAAATATTGACTTATTCATGTCAGTCACAAAACATATTGTTTTTGTTGACTACTCTCCCGATGAAGATCGCTTTGATTCTGTCGTTGTTGATTTTCGGAAAGCAACTGTTCGTGTTCTTCAATATTTGATGGATCTCGGTCATAAGCATATCGGTTATATTGGGGGGCGCGAATATGTTGGTGATGGTCAACTAGTTCAAGATGAGCGTGAACGTACATTTTATGAATATTTATATTTGCGCGGCATGTTCATTCCAGAGTATGTATTCACCGGACGTTTTATTGCTGAAGATGGATATATGTTAATGAAACAAGCACTTCAGCTACCAAATCGTCCAACTGCGTTTTTTATCGCAAGCGATTCGATGGCGATTGGAGCGTTGCGGGCGCTACATGAAGCTGGAATGGATGTGCCAAATGAAGTGGCCATCGTAGGCTTTAACGATCTTCCTACATCGAAATTTGTTCAACCACCGTTATCGACTGTGCAAGTTTATACGGAATTTATGGGCGAGACGGCCGTTGAATTGCTTGTTGAACAAATTCAAACGAAAAGAGAAATACCGAAAAAAATTGTTGTTCCAACAAAACTTGTTGTGAGGGAAAGTAGTTGTATCTATACGGTAAAGAAATAG
- a CDS encoding aldose epimerase family protein, with protein sequence MKLVQEQRTKINGQPIIAFTLANDHGMEVTCLNYGCIITSILVPDKNGKYENVVLAFDDFSSYLTNRPYLGAVIGRVAGRIKNSCFELNGKTYRLYANENGNHLHGGKKGFHHIIWQAAGFSKKEEVGVCFSHRSVDGEEGYPGNVDVQVTYTLNNENELIISYQAISDEDTPFTLTNHTYFNLSGNVKKDILQHELKMKSDRFLPLDHEFIPTGEIKDVTGTPFDLRQGKKLREVIESTDPQIRLVGQGYDHPFILNTHHDEEIVLFDRESGRTLVVETDEVGVVVYTGNQIPHGEKMNGLQSRKYLGICLETQALPDAVHHPHFPSCILQAGQLYSSTTKYTFRVSY encoded by the coding sequence ATGAAGCTTGTACAAGAACAACGAACAAAAATAAATGGTCAACCGATCATCGCATTTACGCTTGCAAATGATCATGGAATGGAAGTTACTTGTTTAAACTACGGGTGCATCATTACAAGTATACTTGTGCCTGATAAAAATGGAAAATATGAAAATGTTGTCTTAGCGTTTGATGACTTTTCTTCGTATTTGACAAACCGTCCGTATTTAGGAGCTGTCATCGGAAGGGTAGCCGGGAGAATAAAAAATAGTTGTTTTGAGTTAAATGGAAAAACGTATAGATTATATGCAAATGAAAATGGAAACCATCTGCACGGTGGAAAGAAAGGGTTTCATCACATCATTTGGCAAGCAGCAGGATTTTCGAAAAAAGAAGAAGTTGGTGTCTGTTTTTCACATCGGAGTGTTGATGGGGAAGAAGGATATCCTGGGAACGTCGATGTGCAAGTCACATATACATTAAACAATGAAAACGAACTAATTATTTCTTATCAAGCCATTTCTGATGAAGATACGCCGTTTACATTAACGAATCATACGTACTTTAATTTGAGCGGTAACGTAAAAAAAGATATTTTGCAACACGAACTAAAAATGAAAAGTGACCGTTTTTTACCGTTAGATCATGAATTTATCCCGACTGGGGAAATAAAAGATGTGACAGGTACACCTTTTGATTTACGTCAAGGGAAAAAGTTGAGAGAAGTCATTGAGTCAACTGATCCGCAAATTCGTTTAGTCGGACAAGGATATGACCATCCATTTATTTTAAATACTCATCATGATGAAGAAATTGTCTTATTTGACCGTGAAAGTGGGCGAACATTAGTTGTTGAAACGGATGAAGTTGGTGTCGTCGTATATACTGGGAACCAAATCCCTCATGGTGAAAAAATGAATGGTCTACAATCTCGAAAGTATTTAGGCATTTGTTTAGAGACACAAGCGTTGCCAGATGCGGTTCATCATCCTCATTTTCCGTCTTGTATATTGCAGGCAGGACAATTGTATTCATCGACAACAAAATATACGTTTCGTGTGTCCTATTAA
- the sspI gene encoding small acid-soluble spore protein SspI, which translates to MDFNLRGAVMANVANSSKDQLQHTIVDAIQQGEEKYLPGLGVLFEALWNHATEEQKQSMLETLEKAVKK; encoded by the coding sequence ATGGACTTTAACTTACGTGGTGCCGTCATGGCAAACGTTGCAAACAGCTCAAAAGACCAGCTTCAACATACGATCGTTGATGCGATTCAACAAGGTGAAGAAAAATATTTACCTGGTCTTGGTGTCTTATTCGAAGCACTATGGAATCACGCGACAGAAGAACAAAAACAATCGATGCTTGAAACATTAGAAAAAGCAGTAAAAAAATAG
- the msrA gene encoding peptide-methionine (S)-S-oxide reductase MsrA: MEKATFAGGCFWCMVTPFEELDGIYGIVSGYTGGHVEHPTYEQVKTGTTGHYEAVQITFDPDVFPYEKLLELYWCQIDPTDDGGQFHDRGPQYRTAIFYHNERQKTLAEQSKKQLEESGRFSKPIVTEILPATTFYPAEDYHQNYHKKNPKHYKEDRAASGRDEFIAKHWGKNE, from the coding sequence ATGGAAAAAGCAACATTTGCTGGTGGGTGTTTTTGGTGCATGGTTACGCCGTTTGAAGAACTTGATGGGATTTACGGCATCGTTTCTGGATACACAGGTGGACATGTCGAACATCCGACGTATGAACAAGTGAAAACAGGAACGACAGGACATTATGAAGCGGTACAAATTACGTTTGATCCCGATGTATTTCCGTACGAAAAATTGTTGGAGTTGTATTGGTGTCAAATTGATCCAACGGATGACGGGGGGCAATTTCACGACCGTGGTCCACAATATCGAACAGCGATTTTTTATCATAACGAAAGACAAAAAACATTAGCGGAGCAATCGAAAAAACAATTAGAAGAAAGCGGTCGTTTTTCCAAGCCGATTGTAACAGAAATTTTACCAGCGACAACGTTTTATCCAGCAGAAGACTATCATCAAAATTACCATAAGAAAAATCCGAAACATTATAAAGAAGACCGTGCGGCATCTGGACGCGATGA